One window of candidate division KSB1 bacterium genomic DNA carries:
- the deoC gene encoding deoxyribose-phosphate aldolase yields MENVAELAKMIDHSLLHPTLTDKQLKEGCALAAKYHVASVCIKPYAVKQAAQWLKGSDVAVGTVIGFPHGNSTVEVKVAETERACLDGATEIDMVVNIGKVLSQDWDYVEQEIGAVLDACRRRKALLKVIFENDFLPDDEYKITLCRICSRLGVDFVKTSTGYGFVKAEDGHYHYFGATDHDLKLMREHCDPKVQVKAAGGVRTLDDLLRVKALGVTRVGATATAAILEEAKRRFQGGANTALPNETAPGY; encoded by the coding sequence ATGGAAAACGTTGCAGAACTGGCTAAAATGATCGATCACTCGCTGCTGCATCCGACCCTGACGGACAAGCAGCTCAAAGAGGGGTGCGCTTTGGCGGCCAAGTATCATGTGGCGTCGGTGTGCATCAAGCCGTACGCGGTCAAACAGGCGGCGCAGTGGTTAAAGGGGAGCGATGTCGCGGTGGGGACGGTCATCGGTTTTCCGCACGGCAATTCGACGGTCGAGGTCAAGGTCGCCGAGACCGAGCGCGCCTGTCTGGACGGCGCGACGGAGATCGACATGGTCGTCAACATCGGCAAGGTGCTGAGTCAAGATTGGGATTATGTCGAGCAGGAGATCGGCGCGGTGCTGGATGCGTGCCGTCGCCGCAAGGCGCTGCTCAAGGTAATTTTCGAGAACGATTTTCTGCCCGATGACGAATACAAGATTACCCTTTGCCGAATCTGCAGTCGGCTGGGCGTCGATTTCGTCAAGACGTCCACCGGCTATGGTTTTGTCAAGGCCGAGGACGGTCACTATCACTATTTCGGCGCCACGGATCACGATCTCAAGCTGATGCGCGAACACTGCGATCCCAAGGTGCAGGTCAAAGCGGCAGGCGGCGTGCGGACGCTCGATGACCTGCTGCGCGTCAAGGCGTTGGGAGTGACCCGCGTCGGCGCCACGGCGACGGCCGCCATTCTCGAGGAGGCCAAAAGGCGCTTTCAAGGCGGGGCGAACACCGCGCTGCCGAACGAAACGGCGCCCGGATATTAG
- a CDS encoding glycosyltransferase family 39 protein yields the protein MKNLLQRFVLTAVLLPALILRIWKIEDRLPYVYHPDEPRWVQISQAIFKTGDLNPHFFNYPSMLFYVNAAAYVPYYWIGKAIGKFASPQDILPARNQVMGSYFVPYPSTMIMGRLITALFSLATVMLVYFLGKRLDGPAVGLLAALLLAVEPTHIDNSRIVGPDVLMTFFCVAALAFSLRILERGRLRDYLAAGSAVGLAAAAKYNALPIAALIPVAHALHRDRPLLDRRLAYAPLAGIAMFLLIVPFAVFDFRTFIRKVLFEASHYSRAGHPGMEGKALFWYLHYMAKTGALIYLFAALQILRGIRQRHRGVILLSAFPLIYFAFISLMKVRNDRTFLPIIPFAALLAAQLILWLHHEIRQRTKSKFSFAALFLALLALLQPLRITHRDLSARLQPDSRDLAREWVYAHVPQGSKIALESYSPYIDPQRYQVQGFRALIEQPPDAFLEQGFQVLIFSRGMYGRFFREPQRYADEIARYRALFDRFPLLQSFNGGGYEVRIHRVVP from the coding sequence ATGAAAAACCTGTTGCAGCGCTTTGTTCTGACCGCCGTTCTTCTTCCGGCGTTGATTTTACGTATTTGGAAGATCGAAGACCGACTGCCCTACGTCTATCACCCGGACGAGCCGCGTTGGGTCCAAATCAGCCAGGCTATTTTCAAGACCGGTGACCTCAATCCGCACTTTTTCAATTACCCTTCCATGCTCTTTTACGTCAACGCCGCCGCCTACGTGCCCTACTACTGGATCGGCAAAGCAATCGGTAAATTTGCAAGTCCGCAGGACATTTTGCCCGCCCGCAATCAGGTCATGGGAAGCTATTTCGTGCCCTACCCGAGCACAATGATCATGGGCCGACTCATTACGGCCCTGTTCAGCCTGGCAACCGTAATGCTGGTTTATTTTCTCGGCAAACGGCTCGACGGGCCGGCCGTCGGACTGCTCGCCGCCCTGTTGCTTGCCGTCGAGCCGACCCATATCGACAATTCCCGCATCGTCGGCCCGGATGTGCTGATGACTTTTTTCTGCGTCGCAGCACTTGCTTTTTCACTGCGGATCCTCGAACGCGGCCGGTTGCGCGATTATCTCGCCGCCGGTTCGGCCGTCGGCTTGGCCGCCGCCGCCAAGTACAACGCCCTGCCGATTGCCGCCCTCATTCCTGTCGCCCATGCTCTGCACCGGGATCGACCGCTCCTTGATCGCCGACTCGCATATGCGCCTCTTGCCGGCATCGCCATGTTTCTCCTCATTGTGCCCTTTGCCGTATTCGATTTTCGCACATTCATCAGAAAAGTCCTTTTTGAGGCTTCCCACTACAGCCGTGCCGGCCATCCGGGAATGGAGGGAAAGGCGCTGTTCTGGTACCTGCATTATATGGCAAAAACCGGCGCCCTCATTTACCTCTTTGCCGCTTTACAGATCCTGCGCGGCATTCGGCAGCGGCACCGCGGGGTCATCCTCCTGTCGGCGTTCCCCCTCATTTATTTTGCCTTCATCAGCCTGATGAAAGTCCGCAACGACCGCACCTTTCTGCCGATCATCCCCTTTGCGGCGCTCCTGGCGGCCCAATTGATCCTTTGGCTGCATCACGAAATTCGACAGCGCACAAAGAGCAAATTCTCCTTCGCCGCGCTTTTTTTGGCGCTGCTCGCTCTCCTGCAGCCGCTGCGAATTACCCATCGCGATCTCTCGGCACGTCTGCAGCCGGACAGCCGCGACCTTGCGCGCGAATGGGTTTACGCCCATGTTCCGCAGGGAAGCAAAATCGCCCTGGAATCCTACTCCCCCTACATCGACCCGCAACGCTATCAGGTCCAAGGTTTTCGCGCCTTGATCGAGCAGCCGCCCGACGCCTTTCTTGAGCAAGGTTTCCAAGTCCTCATCTTCAGCCGGGGAATGTACGGCCGCTTCTTTCGCGAGCCGCAGCGCTATGCGGATGAAATAGCCCGTTACCGGGCTTTGTTCGACCGTTTTCCCCTCCTGCAGAGCTTTAACGGCGGCGGCTACGAGGTGCGCATCCACCGAGTAGTTCCGTAA
- a CDS encoding GNAT family N-acetyltransferase has translation MMMNPPLVSFRRTVLPQDRESVREIVQSAGFFYPAEVLIAVELVNERLEKGEASGYHFIFAEIDGKTVGYACYGPIPCTMASWDLYWIAVHQKVRGQGIGKALLRECEAAVRQAGGKRLYIETSGRELYAPTRAFYLANGCILEATLKDFYAPGDDKCIFVKVL, from the coding sequence ATGATGATGAACCCCCCTCTTGTCTCGTTCCGCCGCACTGTCCTGCCGCAGGATCGCGAATCCGTGCGCGAAATCGTCCAATCCGCCGGTTTCTTTTATCCCGCCGAAGTCTTGATCGCCGTAGAATTGGTGAATGAGCGGTTGGAAAAGGGCGAAGCCTCCGGCTACCATTTCATTTTTGCCGAAATCGACGGCAAGACGGTCGGCTATGCCTGCTACGGCCCCATTCCCTGCACAATGGCTTCCTGGGATCTCTATTGGATTGCAGTCCATCAAAAGGTACGCGGCCAAGGAATCGGCAAAGCGCTGCTGCGCGAATGTGAAGCGGCGGTGCGGCAGGCCGGCGGCAAACGTCTCTACATTGAAACCTCGGGCCGCGAGCTCTATGCGCCGACGCGCGCCTTTTACTTGGCGAACGGCTGCATCCTGGAAGCAACGCTCAAGGATTTCTATGCGCCGGGGGATGACAAGTGCATTTTCGTCAAGGTTCTTTAG
- a CDS encoding glycoside hydrolase family 5 protein, with protein sequence MRSKGLALLLLSVALIGCSRTAEEKFVVKRGVNISHWLSQSDRRGEARRAWFTEKDVQFLAGLGLDHLRIPIDEEQMWDEQGNQEAEAFALLNSGLDWCAKYKLRAVVDLHILRSHHFIAAEKPLWTQPEAQERFLQCWRELSDALKNRPVSMVAYELMNEPVADDPEDWNKLVARAVAVVREREPKRVIVIGSNRWQSVDTFDRLRVPENDPNILLSFHFYEPLAFTHYKASWAHIRDYTGPVRYPGVTVTQEDLAPFPPELQEIMKPYVRQFDRGTIIEMIQKPLALAKQTGLPLYCGEWGCLPTVPQADRLAWYRDVRSVLEENGIGWANWDYKGSFAIVDANGNPHNELIQVLYK encoded by the coding sequence ATGCGTAGCAAAGGGTTAGCTCTGTTGTTGCTGTCGGTTGCCCTGATCGGCTGCAGCCGTACAGCGGAGGAAAAATTCGTCGTCAAGCGCGGCGTCAACATCTCGCATTGGCTGTCGCAGAGCGACCGCCGCGGCGAAGCGCGACGCGCCTGGTTTACGGAAAAGGACGTACAATTCCTGGCCGGACTCGGTCTCGACCATCTGCGCATCCCCATCGATGAGGAACAGATGTGGGACGAGCAGGGTAACCAGGAAGCCGAGGCCTTTGCGCTGCTCAACAGCGGTCTCGACTGGTGCGCCAAGTACAAGCTGCGCGCCGTCGTCGACCTGCACATCCTCCGCTCGCACCATTTCATAGCTGCAGAGAAACCTCTTTGGACACAGCCCGAGGCGCAGGAGCGCTTTCTGCAATGCTGGCGGGAACTCTCCGATGCGCTGAAAAACCGGCCGGTGAGCATGGTCGCTTATGAGCTGATGAACGAACCGGTCGCCGACGATCCCGAGGACTGGAACAAGCTCGTCGCGCGCGCCGTTGCCGTGGTGCGCGAGCGGGAACCGAAGCGCGTCATCGTCATCGGCTCCAACCGCTGGCAAAGCGTCGACACTTTCGACCGGCTCCGCGTGCCGGAAAACGACCCCAACATCCTCCTCAGCTTTCACTTTTATGAGCCGCTGGCCTTTACCCACTACAAGGCGAGTTGGGCGCACATCCGCGATTACACCGGACCGGTGCGGTATCCGGGCGTAACCGTGACGCAGGAAGACCTGGCGCCGTTTCCGCCCGAACTGCAGGAGATCATGAAGCCTTACGTCCGCCAATTCGATCGCGGAACCATTATCGAGATGATCCAGAAGCCGCTGGCGCTGGCCAAACAGACCGGCCTGCCGCTTTACTGCGGCGAATGGGGATGCCTACCGACCGTTCCCCAAGCCGACCGCCTCGCCTGGTATCGCGATGTCCGCTCGGTGCTGGAAGAAAACGGCATCGGCTGGGCCAACTGGGACTATAAAGGCAGCTTTGCGATTGTAGACGCAAACGGCAATCCCCATAACGAACTCATCCAAGTGCTCTATAAATAA
- a CDS encoding DNA cytosine methyltransferase yields the protein MLRLIDLFCGCGGMTLGFVQTGAFTPVFADDIDAAAMASYRANFDPRGEHSVLGDLEALLRNGLPLPAAEVVIGGPPCQGFSLLNRKRAGDPRQALWRPFLAAVDRCGAEVIVMENVPQLLSSAEYHLLKEEMRRMGFDFIRAAVLDAADYGVPQRRRRAIILAAKRMPIELPLPTHGDPALAKINGLLPWRTVRQAIADLPEPVSTEIGGPPPLNLHVRRTPTPESLERYRAVPEGGNRFDLQRNRPDLTPRCWRDKPSGGVDVFGRLWWDRPSVTIRTEFYKPEKGRYLHPEQHRPITHREAARLQSFPDEFVFMGSKAEIARQIGNAVPPLLAKAIAEQVREAFLQSA from the coding sequence GTGTTGCGGCTGATCGATCTGTTTTGCGGCTGCGGCGGCATGACGTTGGGATTCGTGCAGACCGGCGCCTTTACGCCGGTTTTTGCCGACGACATCGACGCCGCCGCGATGGCTTCTTATCGCGCCAATTTCGATCCTCGGGGAGAGCATTCGGTGCTCGGCGATCTCGAGGCACTATTGCGCAACGGTTTGCCGCTGCCTGCAGCCGAGGTGGTGATCGGCGGACCGCCCTGCCAGGGGTTTTCGCTGCTCAATCGCAAGCGGGCGGGGGATCCTCGGCAGGCGCTGTGGCGGCCGTTTTTAGCGGCGGTCGATCGCTGCGGTGCCGAGGTGATCGTTATGGAAAACGTGCCGCAGCTTCTCTCCTCTGCAGAGTATCATCTCCTGAAGGAGGAGATGCGGCGAATGGGGTTTGATTTCATCCGCGCCGCGGTGCTCGATGCCGCTGATTACGGCGTGCCGCAGCGCCGGCGTCGGGCGATTATTCTTGCCGCCAAGCGGATGCCGATCGAGCTGCCGCTGCCGACGCACGGCGATCCGGCGCTTGCCAAGATAAACGGGCTCTTACCGTGGCGCACGGTGCGCCAGGCGATCGCTGATCTGCCGGAGCCGGTATCGACCGAGATCGGCGGGCCGCCGCCTTTGAACCTGCACGTGCGCCGCACGCCGACGCCGGAAAGCCTCGAACGCTATCGGGCGGTTCCGGAAGGCGGCAACCGCTTCGATCTGCAGCGCAACCGGCCCGATCTGACGCCGCGCTGCTGGCGCGACAAGCCTTCGGGCGGCGTCGACGTTTTCGGCAGGCTCTGGTGGGATCGGCCGTCGGTGACCATCCGCACCGAATTCTACAAGCCGGAAAAAGGGCGTTATCTGCATCCCGAGCAGCATCGGCCGATCACTCACCGCGAAGCGGCGCGGCTCCAAAGTTTTCCCGATGAGTTCGTCTTTATGGGGTCAAAAGCCGAGATCGCCCGTCAGATCGGCAACGCCGTGCCGCCGCTTTTGGCCAAGGCCATTGCCGAACAGGTACGGGAAGCCTTTCTGCAGAGCGCCTAA
- a CDS encoding glycoside hydrolase family 130 protein, which yields MKAVIKNLPPLPNMPWEERPQGSSEIVWRYSKNPVIPRDALPFSNSIFNSAVVPFKGEFAGVFRVDNTTREMKLHRGFSKDALNWRIDPQPIRFQCDDPEIGNFVYGYDPRVVWIEDRFWVSWCNWYHGPTIGLAWTKDFETFHQQENAFLPFNRNGVLFPRRIRGNYAMLSRPSDNGHTPFGDIYYSESPDMRYWGNHRWVMGTIGNSWQYTKIGGGPVPIETSEGWLLIYHGVLQSCSGFVYSAGVALLDLDQPWKVIARAKPYILNPRTLYECVGDVPNVVFPCATLCDPDSGRLAIYYGAADTVVALAFAYVDELIELIRTNHW from the coding sequence ATGAAAGCAGTCATTAAAAATCTTCCCCCTTTGCCCAACATGCCTTGGGAGGAGCGGCCGCAAGGCAGTTCGGAGATCGTCTGGCGCTACAGCAAAAATCCGGTTATCCCGCGCGATGCGCTGCCCTTTTCCAACAGCATTTTCAACAGCGCCGTGGTGCCGTTCAAGGGCGAGTTTGCCGGCGTGTTCCGCGTCGACAATACGACGCGCGAAATGAAGCTGCATCGCGGCTTCAGCAAAGATGCGCTCAACTGGCGTATCGATCCGCAGCCGATTCGTTTTCAGTGCGACGATCCGGAGATCGGCAACTTTGTCTACGGTTACGATCCGCGCGTGGTCTGGATCGAAGACCGCTTTTGGGTCAGTTGGTGCAACTGGTACCACGGCCCGACCATCGGACTTGCGTGGACCAAGGATTTCGAGACCTTTCATCAACAGGAAAATGCTTTTCTGCCCTTCAACCGCAACGGCGTGCTCTTTCCGCGCCGCATCCGCGGCAACTATGCCATGCTCAGTCGGCCTTCCGACAACGGCCACACGCCCTTCGGCGACATCTATTACAGCGAGAGCCCGGACATGCGCTATTGGGGCAATCATCGCTGGGTGATGGGCACGATCGGCAATTCCTGGCAGTACACCAAAATCGGCGGCGGGCCGGTGCCGATCGAAACCTCCGAAGGCTGGCTGCTGATTTACCACGGCGTGCTGCAGTCGTGCAGCGGCTTTGTCTACAGCGCCGGTGTCGCTTTGCTGGATCTCGATCAGCCGTGGAAGGTGATCGCCCGCGCCAAACCCTACATTCTCAATCCGCGCACTCTTTACGAATGCGTCGGCGATGTACCGAACGTCGTGTTCCCCTGCGCCACGCTCTGCGATCCCGATAGCGGGCGGCTGGCGATCTATTACGGCGCGGCGGACACGGTTGTGGCGTTGGCCTTTGCCTACGTCGACGAACTGATCGAGCTCATCCGCACCAACCATTGGTAA